The following DNA comes from Syngnathoides biaculeatus isolate LvHL_M chromosome 18, ASM1980259v1, whole genome shotgun sequence.
tttcatttaaaaaagtgtTGAGGAGTCCATTCGATATAACACTCATAAACTCATCTCCACTCCTCCCACGGTTACCTTGGAAAAGTAATTTAGTTACGTTACTGATTACGTGATTTTAAAAGTAACTAagttagaaaagaaaatgagctTTGAACTTACTTTGAGCGGCTGCCAAATGGTAGGAATACCACTTATCCACACTTCAAAAAAAGCCTTAGCTTAACTGTACCCATTACTTGGTAATGTATGCCAGACAAGTTACATCTATCAATAACTTCAATATTAATGTTAATTCACAAACTTTGTGCAGAGTTGACATGACAAACAGTACAGTAAGTACCtaaacataaacaaacacactATTCTCCATACACTTTTCTAAAAACGTTTAATAGGTAGTTGGTTGTCGATAGTGGTCCCTGAAGGCAACTCtgggtgtgcatttgtgtgtacgTGAATGTAAATGTGAAAGTGAGTGGCAGTTTGATATTCGGGGCATACAAACGGACACATGGACAATTTTGCTCCCACTGCTGTAATTTTGATGCAAATAGCGAGAAAAGGTGATAACATTGCACAGCTGTTTAAGTACCAAAGCTGTGAGGGATTGACAGTGGGAAGAAGCACTTACTTAGGAGACGTCAATCAGGCAATGAACTAAAAGGCATTTCGATTTGTCTCAGACATTACAAGTGATTGTATTAGCAGTGTTTAACCAATTAATTAGCTGCTAAAATACTCCACTTTTTCCCATGGCGTATTGAGAAAAATGACTTCTAATAACATTCTGGGTCAATCAGTTCTTCAGGCCTTGGATTTAATAATATGTGTACATATTAAGTACTCAAAAATTGacagacttttatttttaaaaagaatacatCTGTAGGACATCACTAACGTGTATGGTGATCATTGAAATTATGTAGAGCCAAGACCTCATGATGAGAAAAATAACACAGAATTTGTAAAAGTTGCCCATAGTTCGGCATGCACAGGTTGTGGTAATATTTGTAGACAATGTGACAAAGAATCTACAAAGCCTGTTGTTTACTGTATGATGGCCAATCTCGAGTCTTATACCTACTATAGTAACTGAAAACCAcaccataccataccataccaaACTATTTTATGTGAACGCTAATGGAGGCCAGATGTTGATACTCTACTCACCAAACAAGATTAATCAGGATTCATTATCTTTACAGGTTAACTAAATTTGACTGGCTGTAAACCTTTGAATGGACATGTTCATCTCTTTAGTGTTTTGGTACTTTTTGCAGAACTTGCTGTTCTCGGGAGCTGAACAGCAAATTTCACAACAGGGACTTCCACTTTTATGCCTTTCTTCCAGTCTCTCTTTTGCAACCTGCTGATGACACtcgatcacaattttttttatgattatttttttcctctttggagctttcctttcttttccaaTCCAAGTGAGATAACTCAGAAGTGCTGGGGACACGAACAATAACAATAGCTAATTTCCCACATCCTGTCCTACCTGGCCCTTTACTCTCCTCTCGGATCTTGTCCTGTTTGTGAGTTGTCTCATGTCCTCAATGGGTGCCCccaaagaaaatgcaatttgATTGTGTAACATTGCTTGTCGTCAAATATCAAGACTATGtaactattgttctgctgtggtttGCACACCAATTCCCCTTTTCTGTCCAGTCAATCGGTCtgcagaggaaaaagaaaaaaaagtagtgtaGTATACTGTACTGCAATGATTCTCAATGTGGAGTATGATTACCACTAGTGGTACACAAACGGCCTCAGGTCTTGAGTGATAGAATCACTGCCTGagttcagttcagttgtatttaactttaaatcTGAGTACATTCACATCTAATTATTAAGAActtagtttttttaaacatttaagtgtATGTTTAATCCATCAAATCTGGAGCGTGACAtgctattttatgtattttaatgttgggcaATATGATGGTAATTGGAGAGCTGACTACAACTCTATGCAAAACGTTTGCGAATAACTGGACCACTGTACTATATATCGAAATATGAAATGTGAACAATTTTAAATGCTGCACTTTTATTATGGAAGCCCCATCCAGGATACTGTCCATGTATTTGCGTTGACTTGATAGCAGGAGAAGTGGCAACAAAAAGTCTCGTAAAACATAGGACGGGCCAGGTTGCTTTTATTGGAACACAAAGCGACGCTTTTAATGTCCCGCGGGCTGTCCAGACTGACCACATTTGAAGCAAATTGCTCTTTCTTCAGCTAACGTTAGCCAGCTAGACAGAAAGGGAGAAGCTACCAGTGAAGTGGGCAACTTGTAATGGAGGTAACGATGTGCGGTTTGTGTGCAAACATGGGGAGCATCCGGGTGGAGGAGGACATGTCGAATTTCTGAGCGGTGAACGGACACTTACTTGTACGTGTGTCCCTTTTCTTCTTGCCGTGATGACAAATGTTGTGTAATGCTGTACGACTGTCGTGCTAAGTTGAGATGCTGCTCGGAGCTAGCCAATGCTACTTCCACTTGTCCTCGAAAGATGCTGACTTCGAGGAAAATTTCAAgtaatttccatttcaaataattgtatatatacatatatatatgcacacacacacacacacacacaactgaaagTCACTTGCATCACATTTGTCCACTACATTTAATTagatattttgtataaaaagaTAGTGACAGATGAAGGTAACTACTTGGGTAAACAAAGTGTTTTCTCTTGTAGAAGGAATGTTGGATCACCAGTTTTTGTACTGTTACGTCATTTCATGTGGCGAGCACAAGTTTccgattttgcttttttttaaatggacaaaataaaattccatCTTGTGCTTTTatacgggcggcacggtggagcagctgtagagcgttggcctaacagttctgaggtccaggtttcAATCCCattcccacctgtgtgggttttctcagggcactccggtttcctaccacatcccaaaaacatgcatttattggagactctatatttccccaaggtgtgattgtgagtgcggctgtttgtcttgatgtgcccagtgattggctgacaagcagttcagggtgcaccccgcctcatgcccgttgacagctgggataggctccagcactcccgcgacccttgtgaggattagctgataagaaaatggatggatgtgattgtgtgtgcaactgttgtctgtctccatgtgaactgcgattagctggcaaccagttcagagtgtaccccacctcctggccgatgacagctgggattggctccagcactcccatgaccatcgtgagaataagcggcgcagaaaatagatggatggattttctgcaAGGACGTTTTTCTGGAGAATTCTGGGAACATGATTGTGAATCACTGTCAAATATCACTGTGTGCCATGTTGTGcttgactgggaaccagttcaggatattCCCAGCTTCTCTTGCTCTCTGTGACCGTCATGAGAAGGAAGTTTATAGAAAAGGGATTGCTTGAGGAAATATACCTAATTAAGTGTCgactgagcatttattttaatttatgtcTGAGCAGTGCTGTCATCATTGTCAGAGTAAAGACAAGCGATGCAAAAAATTGAATTATAGAAAGGAGGTAACATGCAGacaattcaaataaatatgcaaTCTGATTCCAAGCTGCAttgttgtcacattttcatTCAGGAGgcgtaaaatatgttttttgtctCCTTAAACTTAACCCATTAATGTTTCCTATATGAACTGTAATTTTATGACATCGTCCGGGTACATCATTGTGGTACATTAGTTATGAGATCAAATTCATAACTGAATAAAATCAACGTTTTGAATTTAAGGGTGCAACAATtgacaattccatccatccatgaatgTTAATGTTGTCAATGGCAAAACATGAATGGAGACGAATAGACTTATGATTGGTGCGTCGACAAGTTGCTTCTACGCTTACTGTGGTgagctgtatttttcatttttttcacaaacttGTTTGCTCCGTGAACTAACAtatccactctctctctctctctctctctctctctctctctctctctctctcggtctctctgtcttctaccccccccccccccacacacaggtGATATGTTTTCGTATCACAGATACTTCATTTCAGGCTACAACTGCAGATGTTAAACCCAATACTGAACCAGATGGTAGAAACTGTAAAGCAGCGACGTGTTTCATTGTCATGGGCTGACTGCACCGGCCACAGAGGACATGTTTTAAACTAGAAGAGGGAGCGCACCATCACACAGCCATGGGCATTTGTTCATCTGCTTGCAAGCTTTTGCGCAGGGTGAAGTACGTTTTCCTGATCCTTCTGTCCCTGTCCGTGCTGGCATGGATTTCCATATTCTCAGGTGGCAGCGTGAAATCAACACTGGTCCCGTCAGCGCCAACACAGCCTTTCATTAAAGGAGAGGGCACTCAAGTTGTGACAAACTTGGGGACTTCAGCACCCTTTCACTTAATTACCTCAACGCCATTACAAGAATGTCCTAAGGAGTCGCCACTGCTACGTGAGTGAACGCCCGCATTTTATAAACAGGTGTAAAATATACCTGTAAGGTGTTTTATTTGCTTAAAACCAACACTGGGTGTTCACAATACGCTAATTCTGATGAGATGCTTTAGTTACCTGATTTATGACCATTGTGAAATTAATAGACTCCTGCCAGTGTCAATCAAACctgaaatatattattttttataaatgcaGAATTCTCTATATAGATGCCTACAGTGTTATGCAGTCTCATTTTATTGTGGAGCTACCTAGCGTATAGGGGCCTAAagtaatttgtgtttttcctaCAGGGCCTGGGTGTTGGCTAATATCAATATCATATAGGCTCATAAATAAGGCATACTTGTAAATTGTGGAACTAAatactgtaaagaaaaaaaaaaagggacatgtAGAACCTCGAAAGGTTGAATGGAATCCATTCCAGGACACTGGTTAGCTGctatcaaaacattttaatattaatttaaattgaTCTGTTTtatcatgtattaaaaatcttaAGTAACTAACTTAAGTTGatgacaaatgcacacacaaatcGCTCAGGTAATGTTAATGCTAGGATATCCTTGTTATTCTAACGCTCCCTGTTTGATATAGTTATGGCCGGTCCTTCTTTTGTCATCAGTgtcacaaaaagccaaagaaaaatgaaatgcacaaaCTAAGCTTTCATAATCTACGCTGAGGCATAATGTGACTCTTGGTGAATGCATTCGAATTTGACAGAAGGTGCAGTGAAGCTGAACTTTCAGCCCTCCCTGAAACTGAAGGAGGTGGAGGATGAGAAGAAGCAGGTGACTGAAGGCCAGTATCAGCCTTCCTCCTGCAGGGCCAGACAGAGTGTGGCCATCCTCATTCCCCATCGCAACCGAGAGCGACACCTCCTCTACCTACTGCATCACCTGCACCCCTTCCTACAGAGGCAACAACTCCACTATGCCGTTTATGTTGTACAGCAGGTTCTTATCAGTGCGGTCAAATCAAATGATGCCGTgcaattattttgtgttgtgttctaATTTCATTATCACTTCTGGTTTTAAAAGGCCGGTGATGCCACTTTCAACCGTGCCAAATTACTGAATGTGGGTTTCTTAGAGGCACTCAAAGACTACAGTTGGGACTgtttcattttccatgatgTGGACCTGGTTCCTGAAAATGATCACAATCTCTACATTTGTGATTCGCAACCCAAACACCTGGTGGTTGGCCGGAATGCCACCGGATACAAGTAAGTTCCTGACAAAGACTTATTTCCTGTACACCATGTGTGAAACAGCTGACGCCTGTCTGATATTAGTGAGTTATTGCCAATGTTATGATAATCTTAAAATACTCGGGGTCTAAAAAGAATGCGTTTCCTCTTGTCAGGCTGCATTACAAAGGCTACTTCGGAGGAGTCACGGCGATGAGCAGAGAGCAGTTCCGTAAAGTGAACGGATTTTCAAACACCTACTGGGGTTGGGGTGGAGAAGACGATGACCTTCGCATCAGGTGAAAGAGGAAACAGACCCTGAAAACTCTTTTTAAGATGCTTcacatgtttgtttatttttttaaacatgaatttTTATAACAAGCAGGATAGTTCAGTGGGGCTTGGTTACGTAATTTAAATCCCAAACCCATGTTGATGACATCTCAATCGTATGACAAAATTGTAACCCCAACAATAACtttgaataaataatgtatGTGACACCTCTAAACAAAGAACACCTATCAGGGGAGGTACTTGTACCACACTTTGGAAACCATTAATCTTGGTGAATGTATTAATAAACTTTCAGGAAGGGAAGTTTACATATTACCTGCAACCtctgactttttattttaatggactAAATCAACTGCAGTTTtctaaaactaaactaaaaattagtttgacaaaaTTTTGACAAAACTAAACAGGATTTTCATTGAAAGGCTAACTCTAAGTTAAAATTTGCTGTCAAAATTAACACTGGCAAGACGTGATGCAATACTGAACATTTAGGTACTGGTCACAAGATTTTGTAGTCAAAACATCCCCTAAAAATATGGCTTGTATTGGTGGAGTTGCAGAAAATGAAGATTGTGCGACCACCTGCTGCCGTAGCACGCTACACAATGGTGTTTCACAAACGGGACAGCGGCAATGAAGTCAACAAGGACAGGTCGGTAATTTGTCATTGTCGTTGTCTGACAGCAATGTCTAATTTacccaatttgttttgtttttttgcgccTACTCAGGATGAAACTGTTAAGACGAACCACACTAGTTTGGAAAAAGGACGGGttgaacagctgcaaatatCAGACCATGTCAGTGGAGAGATTGCCGCTCTATGTCAATGTCACCGTAGATATTGGGAAGCCGTAGAGCTGACACTTCAAATAAGCTCTGCTCTCTTTAAAGACAGGTGAAAAAAGTATTACCTGACATTGTGAGTTAGACATCATACAGTATAACGCAGGCGAGTGCAGTTCACTTACGAAGACGCAGAAGTGAAAGCTCAAATGTGTTCAAATGTGCAATAAATTCACTTCGCGATCTTAAAAGTTGTTTCTGTTTGGCAATGCAACTGATCAAAAAGATATAAGCCTCTAACATTCTTGTTCAGCTCCACATTTGTCGAACAACACATGTCCAAGGCCCCTCGTTGTACAGTTCAAttattgtccaaatgttgtttaTGCATTCCTTTTATTCATCTCATTTGTTAAGGTATGTCGAGTTTGTGTCCATCCTGTATTCAGGACTGCGTAAGTTTTCAGGTactcagtgatgaaagtcctccggattttcccggaattccagatttttaaattttcatgaaaattgctctggaaaattgaggaaacaTTGGACGAACAttcgtttgagttcgttgttttgctttcacgagcgtagccatgttgaggcaatgacacgagtaacagtaacggccctcccctcacattctctcaagacgtcgcttattttgtgtggtcttgacattaatttacgtgtttatttcaaaaacattgtTCACTAAACAACCCTGCttcaaaacaaccggtattcacccggaaacaggaaatgcaagttaaccgtactgagcatgtacgaaagcgcatgttcagaactgctttaacgtcgaaagtcatcaacatcatgagccatgtcaaaggaaattcagttatacCAGGCAGGAGTGCtctttgcgtcgatcgcgaggcagtgtgacggcgtaaaacaaatcccaaaaaaaaacaacattagactatcatccacctcgtcgcttgattcaggtgtggccaatacgtcgagtgcATGCaccataaaggcgcgttctagcaagccggcttcctatttacggcagttccgtgatgcgtgccccccccccccaacaatacgtcacgattgccgacaggaatgttcgTTCCAATGTATCGTGAGCTTGTTGCCAcaaacgccgattatgttgaagtaaactttcagaattttcaaaacattgcgggtataaaccattcgtgtttattccttgacaggccagtgcatttacattttcttcagataaagtttgtcggatcaagaatttttattgatgaaaaatttaaataccgttttatatcctgttctactaatatcatttgaaattggaaatgatcatttctgagttttaaattttttttttctgttttagttacgtacttgtttattttatttttaatttacagttatgttatattaatccagtaagttattttaaggtcatcccaaatcacacccgcaactttatctgcgagcatgactgaccacacccatacatttttcaaatgtgactgtgtgtatcaaaatattaaaggcaactgatgaTACTATttgtattactagatctatatctaagatagtgagaaATGTGGTCGAGtgcaacgcgacgtaacaagtttgccgcttaaacgttaatagttaatactacagatcaactcctttaacatgttttgctgtacagtgtagaaattctaggatatattttcgtgtatattctatatctatactatattatgtataatgtgaggaaaaggacaattttagatatctttttactgaatagttcacttaattcatttgtcttgagataaactcgcatattttaatgacaaatgtgattttatgctatccagtgatagggacatgggggacaaaaaaatctgggcttggcccttggggaacttctgcccaatttttttttttttttttttggtcaggactaagaaattttactttcaatttttgtctgaattttgttcacagatatcgccagaatgcaccacagccatccattttaaaaagaaaaaattcccGGGGGTGCCCTCAGACCCCCCTCGtgcttgcatttgtattttcaggaattttcacgaaagtctaTTTTCATCTCTAAGTACTGAACGTGAAtcatcaaattattttctttcttttttccaaagATTGCACTTTTTGATCCTTcatctacatatttttttcaaatacacatttctcAACATATCCATAACCAAATGTCTGAGTGAACTCATTAATGTTACGAGTAAAAACATGAAGTAGCAAGAAGTGAACTCTGGTCCTCCTGCGGTATGTTTTGCAATACCTGCTGGCCAGAAGACGAAGCCTTGATGTTATTGCAAGACTAAATAGAACAATGCACATGTTTAGTAAAAGTAGCCTCAAAAGTACTGatagttttggggtttttttttagatgaaatcTAATATATATCTTAAATAGGAGTACTTCATACACTGCTTTAAGAGTCACTTGTTTCAAAACTAAAGAATCTGCCCCTATGTAATTTACAGTATATCATGCAGACTTATCCaagaatcatgtttttttttttaatcaatacaaATGTTCTTGGAAGAGATAAGAAGTGTGCTTCAATTTAGCACATTATTTACAAGTGACATTTTCCAAAGTGTTGTGCATAACGACTCTCTTTGTTAGATTTGGGTGATGCATTGATTCTCTGGCTGTCCTCAAATGAAGATTATCTTGttaattacaatttttataCTTAAAATAGTCAATGATATGTCTCTGCTGCCTTTTCCTAGAAGTTTTTGTCTTGCCAAATGCATTAGCCTGAAACAattggacttgtttttttacaatatatattgaCAGTGCATTTTCAAATgggccttattattattattattattattatcataatttGCGCGAAAATCTAATGGATGGTGGATCAATATTACTTAAACTGACAATGTGACCAATGAAAATAGCGTCTCAGAGTGAGTCAACTGTGCTGGCTCGAAATGAGACCTGGGAGATGCACATATCAATTTCATTCCATCTCGAAAGGGATGTGTGACATCGTGTGTAGTACAACTTGGTAGTTTTGTGTCAGTGTGACCATGAAATGTTTCTTCAATTTAAAGGTTGATTGCAAAGTactcgaatgacacttccagaTGATTTCAGACACATTTCCAATCCTGGATGACCAATGTCGCTACAGGTGTTTCACCTTGAATTTGTGCTTTATAGATACATTATGCAATGCAATTCACTATATGagaatgttattaatgtttgggtttgttttttttttaatatccatgTGAATGGCATCGAGTTTGGGAAAAGACTGAATATGATACATTCGAGAGGGGAAATGTTGAATAAACTATTATTTTCATATTGTCACATGATCTATTGTGGTGGTGTCATTGATGGTAAATTTAGCCACAAGTAACGGGTTTGAAACCTgattacacaaaacaaaaagcttttTAGTTTGGAACAATTGACTTAGTGATTGCAGTGCGTGCATTTGGCCACTGGACGGCAGAAGTAACAAAGGTTGCCTTTACTGTAATTTGGcgacattttctgtaccactgaCTCAAATCCTAAATTTACCCACTTCTGCATTTTACAAACGTAGGTAAAAAT
Coding sequences within:
- the LOC133492114 gene encoding beta-1,4-galactosyltransferase 4-like isoform X1, yielding MGICSSACKLLRRVKYVFLILLSLSVLAWISIFSGGSVKSTLVPSAPTQPFIKGEGTQVVTNLGTSAPFHLITSTPLQECPKESPLLQGAVKLNFQPSLKLKEVEDEKKQVTEGQYQPSSCRARQSVAILIPHRNRERHLLYLLHHLHPFLQRQQLHYAVYVVQQAGDATFNRAKLLNVGFLEALKDYSWDCFIFHDVDLVPENDHNLYICDSQPKHLVVGRNATGYKLHYKGYFGGVTAMSREQFRKVNGFSNTYWGWGGEDDDLRIRVELQKMKIVRPPAAVARYTMVFHKRDSGNEVNKDRMKLLRRTTLVWKKDGLNSCKYQTMSVERLPLYVNVTVDIGKP
- the LOC133492114 gene encoding beta-1,4-galactosyltransferase 4-like isoform X2 yields the protein MGICSSACKLLRRVKYVFLILLSLSVLAWISIFSGGSVKSTLVPSAPTQPFIKGEGTQVVTNLGTSAPFHLITSTPLQECPKESPLLQGAVKLNFQPSLKLKEVEDEKKQVTEGQYQPSSCRARQSVAILIPHRNRERHLLYLLHHLHPFLQRQQLHYAVYVVQQAGDATFNRAKLLNVGFLEALKDYSWDCFIFHDVDLVPENDHNLYICDSQPKHLVVGRNATGYKLHYKGYFGGVTAMSREQFRKVNGFSNTYWGWGGEDDDLRIRVELQKMKIVRPPAAVARYTMVFHKRDSGNEVNKDRAKRERDV